The Vitis vinifera cultivar Pinot Noir 40024 chromosome 12, ASM3070453v1 genome has a segment encoding these proteins:
- the LOC100243744 gene encoding protein E6 has translation MAPSAVLSFLFILVLFSSPQIQARESKFFSKVTHYSSPTEAAKEPGSEYPEAPVYAPTPAPAPGPASELFQSDTLDGYGLYGRGSNEFSPATVSENEVVPEELTDESYKELAETSYSNNNNRYSTEYYKNNGHTTEQQGMSDTRFLENGKYSYKPDTYSPNSNKNGYSSSYRNNGYSTSSSHNNGYSTSSSHNNGYSTSSSYNNGYSTEKQGMSDTRFLENGKYYHDLNNENHYVDGYNTEKGSTSNEFYYSNTENSNEFNSMEEYQRQQEEYQQGQEEYVP, from the coding sequence ATGGCTCCCTCTGCAGtactctcttttctcttcattCTGGTGCTCTTTTCCTCCCCCCAGATTCAAGCTAGAGAGAGCAAATTCTTCAGCAAGGTCACACACTACAGCAGCCCTACGGAAGCTGCTAAAGAGCCTGGTTCTGAATATCCGGAAGCTCCAGTATATGCCCCTACACCCGCACCCGCACCTGGACCTGCATCTGAACTGTTCCAATCTGATACCCTAGATGGCTACGGCCTTTATGGCCGTGGTTCGAATGAATTCTCCCCAGCCACTGTCAGTGAGAATGAAGTTGTACCGGAGGAGCTAACCGATGAGAGCTACAAGGAGTTGGCGGAAACTAGCTACTCCAACAACAACAATAGATACTCCACtgaatactacaaaaacaatgGCCACACGACTGAGCAACAAGGGATGAGCGACACAAGGTTTTTGGAGAATGGTAAGTACTCCTACAAACCTGATACATACTCCCCCAACTCAAACAAAAATGGCTATTCCTCAAGCTACAGAAACAATGGCTACTCCACAAGCTCCAGCCACAACAATGGCTACTCCACAAGCTCCAGCCACAACAATGGCTACTCCACAAGCTCCAGCTACAACAATGGGTACTCAACAGAGAAACAAGGGATGAGTGATACGAGGTTTTTGGAAAATGGGAAATACTATCACGACCTCAATAATGAGAATCACTATGTCGATGGCTACAATACGGAGAAGGGAAGTACTTCCAATGAATTTTATTATTCGAACACAGAGAACTCCAATGAGTTCAACTCCATGGAGGAGTATCAGAGGCAGCAGGAGGAGTACCAACAAGGTCAAGAGGAGTACGTCCCATAA
- the LOC100255701 gene encoding 26S proteasome non-ATPase regulatory subunit 2 homolog A, which yields MAPDPNSTSSGPREEASVKVPSKDPKKKDEKKDEDLSDEDLALKQQLELYVERVQDSDPGLQKMALESMRQEIRTATSSMTSVPKPLKFLRPHYGALKSFYETMGDSDLKKYLADILSVLALTMSAEGELESLKYRLLGSEGDIGSWGHEYVRNLAGEISQEYAKRQSEEAPIDDLMELVQQIVAFHMKHNAEPEAVDLLMEVEDLDLLVEHVDKTNHKRTCLYLTSSARYLPGPDDILVLDIAYVIYLKFEEYPNALQIAVFLDNMQYVKQIFTSCDDLLQKKQFCYILARHGVAFELDDEMVVDNDEREALQDIINNSKLSEGYLTLARDIEVMEPKSPEDIYKAHLLDGRASAGASVDSARQNLAATFVNAFVNAGFGQDKLMTVASEASSGGSSGNWLFKNKEHGKASAAASLGMILLWDVDSGLAQIDKYFHSNDNHVIAGALLGVGIVNCGIKNDCDPALALLADYIGKEDPSIRIGAILGLGLAYAGCQNDQIRCKLTPILNDAKAPLDVIAFTAISLGFVYVGSCNEEIAQAIIFALMDRSDSELGEPLTRLLPLGLGLLYLGKQESVEATAEVSKTFNEKIRKYCDMTLLSCAYAGTGNVLKVQHLLGQCAQHLEKGETHQGPAVLGIAMVAMAEELGLEMAIRSLEHLLQYGEQNIRRAVPLALGLLCISNPKVNVMDTLSRLSHDTDTEVAMAAVISLGLIGAGTNNARIAGMLRNLSSYYYKEASLLFCVRIAQGLVHLGKGLLTLAPYHSDRFLLSPSALAGIVTLLHACLDMKAIILGKYHYVLYVLVLAMQPRMLMTVDEDLKPLSVPVRVGQAVDVVGQAGRPKTITGFQTHSTPVLLAAGDRAELATEKYIPVSPILEGFVILKENPDYREDH from the exons ATGGCGCCGGATCCAAACAGCACCAGTTCTGGACCACGAGAAGAGGCCTCTGTGAAGGTCCCGTCGAAGGACCCcaagaagaaggatgagaagaAAGACGAGGATCTA TCAGATGAGGATTTGGCACTGAAACAGCAGTTGGAGTTGTATGTTGAGAGGGTTCAGGACTCTGATCCTGGATTGCAGAAAATGGCTCTAGAGAGTATGAG gCAAGAAATTAGAACTGCAACAAGCTCTATGACTTCAGTTCCAAAGCCATTAAAGTTTCTTCGCCCTCATTATGGTGCTctaaaatcattttatgaaacAATGGGGGATTCAGATCTAAAG AAATACCTGGCAGATATACTTTCAGTGTTGGCCTTGACCATGTCAGCGGAAGGAGAACTG GAGAGTCTAAAGTACAGATTGTTAGGATCAGAAGGTGATATTGGTTCCTGGGGCCATGAGTATGTCAG GAACTTAGCTGGAGAAATTTCACAGGAGTATGCAAAGAGGCAG AGTGAAGAGGCTCCAATTGATGATCTAATGGAGCTCGTACAACAAATTGTTGCTTTTCACATGAAG CACAATGCTGAACCAGAAGCTGTTGATCTTCTGATGGAG GTTGAAGACCTCGATCTATTGGTGGAGCATGTGGACAAAACAAATCACAAAAGGACATGCCTATACCTCACCAGTTCAGCTAG ATATCTTCCTGGACCAGATGATATTTTAGTTTTGGATATTGCATACGTGATCTATCTCAAATTTGAAGAATACCCAAATGCACTTCAGATTGCAGTGTTCCTTGATAATATGCAG TATGTAAAGCAGATTTTTACATCTTGTGATGATCTTCTGCAGAAGAAACAATTTTGTTACATCCTTGCTCGACAT GGTGTTGCTTTTGAGCTTGATGATGAGATGGTTGTAGATAATGATGAAAGGGAGGCATTGCAGGACATCATTAATAACAGTAAACTAAGTGAAGGTTATCTTACTCTTGCTCGTGATATAGAGGTGATGGAGCCCAAATCTCCTGAAGATATCTATAAG GCACATTTGCTTGATGGCCGGGCTAGTGCTGGTGCAAGTGTTGACTCTGCCAGACAGAACCTGGCAGCTACTTTTGTCAATGCATTTGTAAATGCTGGTTTTGGACAG GACAAGCTAATGACAGTGGCTTCAGAAGCTTCCAGTGGTGGTTCTTCAGGAAATTGGCTTTTTAAGAATAAAGAACATGGGAAAGCCAGTGCTGCAGCAAGTCTG GGCATGATCCTGTTATGGGATGTTGACTCTGGACTTGCTCAAATTGACAAGTATTTTCACAGCAATGACAACCATGTCATTGCTGGTGCACTATTAGGGGTTGGGATTGTCAATTGTGGCATTAAGAATGATTGCGATCCA GCATTGGCACTTTTAGCTGATTACATAGGCAAAGAGGATCCATCAATCCGAATTGGTGCAATTCTGGGTCTAGGTCTTGCTTATGCCGGTTGTCAAAATGATCAG ATACGTTGCAAATTGACTCCTATACTTAATGATGCAAAGGCACCCCTTGATGTAATTGCATTCACTGCAATCTCATTGGGCTTTGTATATGTGGGTTCGTGCAATGAGGAGATTGCTCAGGCAATTATATTTGCCTTGATGGACCGAAGTGATTCAGAATTGGGGGAGCCTCTCACAAGACTTTTGCCTCTTGGTCTTGGTCTTCTTTACCTTGGGAAGCAG GAAAGTGTGGAGGCCACTGCTGAAGTGTCAAAGacatttaatgaaaaaataagaaaatattgcgATATGACGTTGCTTTCTTGTGCATATGCTGGAACTGGGAATGTGCTCAAG GTCCAACACCTTCTTGGTCAGTGTGCCCAACATCTTGAAAAGGGTGAAACCCACCAAGGCCCAGCTGTACTTGGAATTGCAATGGTGGCAATGGCTGAAGAATTGGGCCTTGAGATGGCAATTCGTTCCTTAGAGCATCTTCTTCAGTATGGAGAGCAGAATATCCGCCGAGCAGTCCCATTGGCCCTTGGTCTCCTCTGCATATCAAACCCTAAG GTCAATGTTATGGACACATTAAGCAGACTTAGCCATGACACAGATACAGAAGTAGCAATG GCTGCTGTCATCTCCTTGGGTTTGATAGGTGCGGGTACCAACAATGCTCGAATTGCTGGCATGCTCCGTAATCTTTCAAGCTATTACTACAAAGAAGCTAGCCTTCTGTTCTGT GTGCGGATTGCTCAAGGTCTTGTCCATTTGGGAAAAGGATTATTGACTCTTGCTCCTTATCATTCCGATCGGTTCTTATTGTCACC ATCTGCCCTTGCTGGAATAGTAACTTTGCTGCATGCATGCCTTGACATGAAGGCCATCATCTTGGGGAAATACCATTATGTTCTTTATGTCCTTGTTTTGGCCATGCAG CCAAGAATGTTGATGACTGTGGATGAGGATCTAAAACCTCTGTCTGTACCTGTACGGGTGGGTCAGGCTGTGGATGTTGTTGGACAGGCTGGTCGGCCAAAGACCATAACTGGTTTCCAGACACACTCAACGCCAGTTCTCCTGGCTGCTGGAGATAGAGCAGAACTTGCTACAGAGAA ATATATTCCTGTTTCTCCTATTCTTGAAGGCTTTGTCATCCTGAAAGAGAATCCAGATTACAGGGAGGATCACTAG